One window of the Trifolium pratense cultivar HEN17-A07 linkage group LG2, ARS_RC_1.1, whole genome shotgun sequence genome contains the following:
- the LOC123909642 gene encoding pentatricopeptide repeat-containing protein At4g18520, chloroplastic isoform X1 yields MPYATHQQSPPAQNYYYYTIQLPPPPLNFLSSFSMELRTTSLLLQSFYYYYSLPPRFLNLNKPPSPFSSSLSITTNLLRSLSHKVDQADQQHSFPIAAGARDIRMVPNCIGEGLSCASTSGSACSCDDSNGGDERMNGNADTRFSDNSQMIRDCDKLIEIFIADESELTDWRKLLVNNNTKWSHIRLDFFRHCRDRADNENDPLMKNRMLLLGNKLKEIDADIQRHNQLIEMIKRTPSEITDIVSRNRKDFTKDFFVHLHTIVESYNDNPKAQTDLAKLHNTCLAAVKVHDTATESNEALIAAELNFQDIINSPMDASDQKIDNFAEKGQCFDPESVAHWLRLCYDVEEVGRVHTIVLKCFRGSSTYVDNNLICSYLRLGKLAKARKVFDGMTIRDTVTWTAIIDGYLKYNLDDEAFELFHASIKHGVQPNSKMFVCFMNLCCKRVDLALGKQIHACILKSNWRNLIVDSAIVNFYSKCGEITSAFRTFDRMEKRDVICWTTIITACSQHGLGHEALLMLSQMLGDGYFPNEYTICAGLKACGENKALKYGTQLHGSIIKKICKSDVFIGTGLIDMYAKCGEIVSSKKVFDRMRVRNTATWTSIISGYVRNGFSEEALNFFRVMKRKKVYVNKLTVVCVLMACGTIKSSLIGREVHAQKIKSIVHTNMYIESTLVWFYCRCKEYSHALNVLKHMPFRDVVSWTAIISGCARLGLETEALEFLREMIEEGVLPNSYTYSSALKACAKLEAPMQGKLIHSNASKTPALFNVFVNSALIYMYAKCGYIADAFQVFDTMPERNLVSWKAMILGYARNGHCRKALKLMYRMRAEGFVVDDYILATVLTACGGIDCGDIDWDLESSSHDLHSS; encoded by the exons ATGCCATATGCTACTCACCAACAGTCACCACCAGCTCaaaactactactactatacTATACagcttcctcctcctcctcttaATTTCTTATCCTCTTTCTCAATGGAGTTAAGAACtacttctcttcttcttcaatcgttctattattattattctcttCCCCCGAGGTTTCTCAATCTTAATAAACCACCTTCTCCCTTCTCTTCCTCCTTATCCATCACTACTAATTTACTTCGCTCTTTATCTCACAAAG TTGATCAAGCAGATCAACAGCATTCTTTTCCAATTGCTGCTGGTGCTCGCGACATAAGGATGGTGCCGAATTGCATTGGTGAAGGGTTGTCGTGTGCGAGTACATCTGGTTCTGCTTGTTCTTGTGATGATTCCAATGGAGGAGATGAGAGAATGAATGGTAATGCCGACACAAGGTTTTCGGATAACAGTCAAATGATTAGAGATTGTGATAAGCTAATTGAGATTTTCATCGCGGATGAGTCTGAATTAACTGATTGGAGAAAGTTGTTAGTTAACAATAATACTAAGTGGAGTCATATCAGACTCGACTTTTTCAGACACTGTCGAGATAGAGCAGACAATGAAAATGATCCGTTGATGAAGAACAGGATGCTATTGCTTGGAAATAAGCTTAAAGAG ATAGATGCTGATATACAGAGGCACAATCAACTTATTGAAATGATCAAACGGACTCCATCCGAAATTACCGACATTGTCTCCAGAAATCGTAAAGATTTCactaaagatttttttgtcCATCTTCATACAATAGTCGAATCTTATAATGATAATCCAAAAGCACAAACTG ATTTGGCAAAACTTCACAACACATGCTTGGCTGCGGTAAAAGTCCACGACACTGCAACTGAGAGTAACGAAGCACTAATTGCTGCAGAGTTGAACTTTCAAGACATTATCAATTCTCCCATGGATGCTTCCGACCAGAAGATAGACAATTTCGCTGAGAAAGGTCAGTGCTTTGATCCAGAATCAGTAGCTCATTGGCTGCGATTGTGTTATGATGTGGAAGAAGTAGGAAGGGTACACACAATTGTCTTGAAATGTTTTAGAGGTTCAAGTACTTATgttgataataatttgatttgTAGTTATTTAAGATTAGGTAAGTTAGCTAAGGCTCGTAAAGTGTTTGACGGCATGACAATTAGAGATACAGTTACATGGACTGCTATTATTGACGGGTATTTAAAATATAACTTGGATGATGAAGCTTTTGAGTTATTTCATGCTTCAATTAAGCATGGGGTTCAACCAAATAGTAAGATGTTTGTCTGTTTCATGAATTTGTGTTGTAAAAGAGTGGATTTAGCATTGGGGAAACAAATTCATGCCTGTATCTTGAAAAGCAACTGGAGGAATTTAATCGTTGACAGTgcaattgttaatttttattcgAAATGTGGTGAAATAACAAGTGCATTTAGAACGTTTGATCGTATGGAAAAACGAGATGTGATATGTTGGACAACTATAATTACTGCTTGTTCCCAACATGGGCTCGGACATGAAGCCTTGTTGATGTTGTCGCAGATGCTAGGTGACGGGTACTTTCCTAATGAATATACTATATGTGCTGGACTAAAGGCTTGTGGAGAAAATAAAGCATTGAAATATGGGACACAGCTACACGGCTCCATAATAAAGAAAATCTGCAAGAGTGATGTTTTTATAGGAACTGGTCTAATTGATATGTATGCAAAATGCGGGGAGATTGTGAGTTCTAAAAAGGTGTTTGATAGAATGAGGGTTAGAAATACAGCTACTTGGACGTCCATTATATCAGGATATGTGCGAAATGGGTTTAGCGAAGAGGCTTTAAACTTTTTTCGAgtaatgaaaaggaaaaaagtgtATGTTAATAAATTGACAGTGGTATGTGTGTTGATGGCTTGTGGCACAATTAAGTCTTCACTCATTGGAAGAGAGGTTCATgcacaaaaaatcaaaagtattGTCCATACTAACATGTACATAGAAAGCACTTTGGTATGGTTCTATTGCAGATGTAAAGAATACTCGCATGCTTTAAATGTGCTCAAACATATGCCTTTCAGGGATGTTGTTTCATGGACTGCCATTATCTCCGGGTGTGCTAGGCTCGGTCTTGAAACTGAGGCTCTGGAGTTTTTGCGCGAAATGATTGAGGAAGGTGTGTTACCTAATTCCTATACTTACTCATCAGCTTTGAAAGCATGTGCAAAATTAGAAGCTCCAATGCAAGGAAAATTGATTCATTCCAATGCAAGCAAGACCCCTGCACTGTTTAATGTATTTGTGAACAGTGCTTTAATATATATGTATGCAAAATGTGGATATATTGCGGATGCTTTTCAAGTTTTTGACACCATGCCTGAGAGGAATTTGGTTTCTTGGAAAGCCATGATCTTGGGTTATGCAAGAAATGGGCATTGTAGAAAGGCTCTAAAGCTCATGTATAGAATGCGAGCTGAAGGTTTTGTGGTGGATGATTATATTCTTGCGACAGTTCTTACTGCGTGCGGTGGCATTGATTGCGGAGACATTGATTGGGATCTTGAGTCTTCTTCACATGACTTGCATTCCTCATAA
- the LOC123909642 gene encoding pentatricopeptide repeat-containing protein At4g18520, chloroplastic isoform X2, whose amino-acid sequence MELRTTSLLLQSFYYYYSLPPRFLNLNKPPSPFSSSLSITTNLLRSLSHKDQQHSFPIAAGARDIRMVPNCIGEGLSCASTSGSACSCDDSNGGDERMNGNADTRFSDNSQMIRDCDKLIEIFIADESELTDWRKLLVNNNTKWSHIRLDFFRHCRDRADNENDPLMKNRMLLLGNKLKEIDADIQRHNQLIEMIKRTPSEITDIVSRNRKDFTKDFFVHLHTIVESYNDNPKAQTDLAKLHNTCLAAVKVHDTATESNEALIAAELNFQDIINSPMDASDQKIDNFAEKGQCFDPESVAHWLRLCYDVEEVGRVHTIVLKCFRGSSTYVDNNLICSYLRLGKLAKARKVFDGMTIRDTVTWTAIIDGYLKYNLDDEAFELFHASIKHGVQPNSKMFVCFMNLCCKRVDLALGKQIHACILKSNWRNLIVDSAIVNFYSKCGEITSAFRTFDRMEKRDVICWTTIITACSQHGLGHEALLMLSQMLGDGYFPNEYTICAGLKACGENKALKYGTQLHGSIIKKICKSDVFIGTGLIDMYAKCGEIVSSKKVFDRMRVRNTATWTSIISGYVRNGFSEEALNFFRVMKRKKVYVNKLTVVCVLMACGTIKSSLIGREVHAQKIKSIVHTNMYIESTLVWFYCRCKEYSHALNVLKHMPFRDVVSWTAIISGCARLGLETEALEFLREMIEEGVLPNSYTYSSALKACAKLEAPMQGKLIHSNASKTPALFNVFVNSALIYMYAKCGYIADAFQVFDTMPERNLVSWKAMILGYARNGHCRKALKLMYRMRAEGFVVDDYILATVLTACGGIDCGDIDWDLESSSHDLHSS is encoded by the exons ATGGAGTTAAGAACtacttctcttcttcttcaatcgttctattattattattctcttCCCCCGAGGTTTCTCAATCTTAATAAACCACCTTCTCCCTTCTCTTCCTCCTTATCCATCACTACTAATTTACTTCGCTCTTTATCTCACAAAG ATCAACAGCATTCTTTTCCAATTGCTGCTGGTGCTCGCGACATAAGGATGGTGCCGAATTGCATTGGTGAAGGGTTGTCGTGTGCGAGTACATCTGGTTCTGCTTGTTCTTGTGATGATTCCAATGGAGGAGATGAGAGAATGAATGGTAATGCCGACACAAGGTTTTCGGATAACAGTCAAATGATTAGAGATTGTGATAAGCTAATTGAGATTTTCATCGCGGATGAGTCTGAATTAACTGATTGGAGAAAGTTGTTAGTTAACAATAATACTAAGTGGAGTCATATCAGACTCGACTTTTTCAGACACTGTCGAGATAGAGCAGACAATGAAAATGATCCGTTGATGAAGAACAGGATGCTATTGCTTGGAAATAAGCTTAAAGAG ATAGATGCTGATATACAGAGGCACAATCAACTTATTGAAATGATCAAACGGACTCCATCCGAAATTACCGACATTGTCTCCAGAAATCGTAAAGATTTCactaaagatttttttgtcCATCTTCATACAATAGTCGAATCTTATAATGATAATCCAAAAGCACAAACTG ATTTGGCAAAACTTCACAACACATGCTTGGCTGCGGTAAAAGTCCACGACACTGCAACTGAGAGTAACGAAGCACTAATTGCTGCAGAGTTGAACTTTCAAGACATTATCAATTCTCCCATGGATGCTTCCGACCAGAAGATAGACAATTTCGCTGAGAAAGGTCAGTGCTTTGATCCAGAATCAGTAGCTCATTGGCTGCGATTGTGTTATGATGTGGAAGAAGTAGGAAGGGTACACACAATTGTCTTGAAATGTTTTAGAGGTTCAAGTACTTATgttgataataatttgatttgTAGTTATTTAAGATTAGGTAAGTTAGCTAAGGCTCGTAAAGTGTTTGACGGCATGACAATTAGAGATACAGTTACATGGACTGCTATTATTGACGGGTATTTAAAATATAACTTGGATGATGAAGCTTTTGAGTTATTTCATGCTTCAATTAAGCATGGGGTTCAACCAAATAGTAAGATGTTTGTCTGTTTCATGAATTTGTGTTGTAAAAGAGTGGATTTAGCATTGGGGAAACAAATTCATGCCTGTATCTTGAAAAGCAACTGGAGGAATTTAATCGTTGACAGTgcaattgttaatttttattcgAAATGTGGTGAAATAACAAGTGCATTTAGAACGTTTGATCGTATGGAAAAACGAGATGTGATATGTTGGACAACTATAATTACTGCTTGTTCCCAACATGGGCTCGGACATGAAGCCTTGTTGATGTTGTCGCAGATGCTAGGTGACGGGTACTTTCCTAATGAATATACTATATGTGCTGGACTAAAGGCTTGTGGAGAAAATAAAGCATTGAAATATGGGACACAGCTACACGGCTCCATAATAAAGAAAATCTGCAAGAGTGATGTTTTTATAGGAACTGGTCTAATTGATATGTATGCAAAATGCGGGGAGATTGTGAGTTCTAAAAAGGTGTTTGATAGAATGAGGGTTAGAAATACAGCTACTTGGACGTCCATTATATCAGGATATGTGCGAAATGGGTTTAGCGAAGAGGCTTTAAACTTTTTTCGAgtaatgaaaaggaaaaaagtgtATGTTAATAAATTGACAGTGGTATGTGTGTTGATGGCTTGTGGCACAATTAAGTCTTCACTCATTGGAAGAGAGGTTCATgcacaaaaaatcaaaagtattGTCCATACTAACATGTACATAGAAAGCACTTTGGTATGGTTCTATTGCAGATGTAAAGAATACTCGCATGCTTTAAATGTGCTCAAACATATGCCTTTCAGGGATGTTGTTTCATGGACTGCCATTATCTCCGGGTGTGCTAGGCTCGGTCTTGAAACTGAGGCTCTGGAGTTTTTGCGCGAAATGATTGAGGAAGGTGTGTTACCTAATTCCTATACTTACTCATCAGCTTTGAAAGCATGTGCAAAATTAGAAGCTCCAATGCAAGGAAAATTGATTCATTCCAATGCAAGCAAGACCCCTGCACTGTTTAATGTATTTGTGAACAGTGCTTTAATATATATGTATGCAAAATGTGGATATATTGCGGATGCTTTTCAAGTTTTTGACACCATGCCTGAGAGGAATTTGGTTTCTTGGAAAGCCATGATCTTGGGTTATGCAAGAAATGGGCATTGTAGAAAGGCTCTAAAGCTCATGTATAGAATGCGAGCTGAAGGTTTTGTGGTGGATGATTATATTCTTGCGACAGTTCTTACTGCGTGCGGTGGCATTGATTGCGGAGACATTGATTGGGATCTTGAGTCTTCTTCACATGACTTGCATTCCTCATAA